A window of Oncorhynchus keta strain PuntledgeMale-10-30-2019 unplaced genomic scaffold, Oket_V2 Un_contig_29230_pilon_pilon, whole genome shotgun sequence genomic DNA:
TCTGTACATCCTGGGCAGTAGTGAATAGTGGACTTCCTGTAGCATCCTGGACAATAGTGGACTTCTGTACATCCTGGACAATAGTGGACTTCTGTACATCCTGGACAATAGTGGACTTCTGTACATCATGGACAATAGTGAATAGTGTACTTCTGTACATCCTGGGCAGTAGTGAATAGTGGACTTCTGTACATCCTGGGCAGTAGTGAATAGTGGACTTCTGTACATCCTGGACAATAGAGGGACTTCTGTACATCCTGGGCAGTAGTGAATAGTGGACTTCTGTACATCCTGGGCAGTAGTGAATAATGGTATCAGCTTCAGTTCTTTATCTTCTCATTATCATCAGCCTGCTATCAGAGGGCacttactgacacacacacacacacacacacacacacacacacacacacacacacacacacacacacacacacacacacacacacacacacacacacacacacacacacacacactcatacacacatccTGAACATCCTGGAACACTATAGTGTCAGCAGCAGCCAGTAGAGATGATGGCCAGTGAAAGGAGATCCATCCACTCTCTACACCAGGCTATGTGTGTGAGGTATTGACCGGGGGGGACCTGAGATGTGTCCCCAGAGAGATGCATCATTCTGGCCTGGGCCATCCATCCCTGCCCTGGAGCCACACACGGCTCCATTACTGGCACCTACCGGTctgccctgcctcccctctctctctccttcatcactccatcctcctctctctctctccttcatcactccatcctcccctctctctccttcatcactccatcctcctctctctaactcctccatcactccatcctcctctctctcatctccttcatcactccatcctcctctctctaactcctccatcactccatcctcctctctctctctccttcatcactccatcctcctctctctctcatctcctccatcactccatcctcccctctctctctccttcatcactccatcctcctctctctctcatctcctccatcactccatcctcccctctctctctccttcatcactccatcctcctctctctcatctcctccatcactccatcctcccctctctctctccttcatcactccatcctcctctctctctcatctcctccatcactccatcctccctctctctctcattcatcccatcctcctctctctctctcttccatcactccatcctcctctctcatcatctcctcccatcctcctcctctactcctccatcactccatcctcctctctctcactcctctactcaatcactccatcctcctcttctcccctccatcactccatcctcctctctctaacccctccatcactccatcctccgctctctccctccatcactcatcctcctctcctccatcactccatcctcctctctctaaccctccatcactccatcctccgctctccctcccatCACTcatcttccttctcctccatcactccatcctcctctctctaacccctccatcactccatcctcctctctctaacccctccatcactccatcctccgctctttccctctccatcactcatcttcctctcctccatcactccatcctccctctcctccatcactccatcctctgGGGAGGCAGTGTGAACATAGTgctggtgtgtcatcatagtggtctcatAGTGGCTGATGTCACTTGCCACCCTGGCCTGGATCCTGTCCAGATGTTATTGATTGTGACATGGTGTGAGTTGAGTTGTGGCTCTGAGGGGGGGACTGGGTGAAAACACATGAGACATATTCTTCATGGTCAtctctgtcacatacacacacacacacacacacacacacacacacacacacacacacacacacacacacacacacacacacacacacacgcatctctGTCACACACTGTCTGAGTGAcagatacactacacacacatgcacgcgcacacacacacacacacacacacacacacacacacacacacacacacacacacacacacacacacacacacacacgcatctctGTCACATACTGTCTGAGTGACAGatacaccgcacacacacacacacacacacacacacacacacacacacacacacacacacacacacacacacacacacacacacacactgtcacacacacacacacacgcaccctgtCACACACTGTCTGAGTGACACATGTAATTATGTCAGACGTTTGTCATCCTACACAGCTCAAGGACAACAGGACACACCATAGTGCTGTAgcagctactgttacactaggttacagcctcagctactgttacactaggttacagcctcagctactgttacactaggttacagcatcagctactgttacactagtTTGTCATCCTGCCAGCTCAAGGACAACTAGGTTACAGCGTGACTGTTACACTAGTGTCTGGCAGCTccagctactgttacactaggttacagcctcagctactgttacactaggttacagcctcagctactgttacactaggttacagcatcagctactgttacactaggttacagcctcgcagctactgttacactaggttacagcagGCCAGCTACTGTTAATTAGGTTACAGCctcagctactgttacactaggttacagaaAGGccagctactgttacactaggttacagcctcagctactgttacactaggttacagcctcagctactgttacactaggttacaccAGCTACTGTTACACTCCAGGTTACAGcatcagctactgttacactaggttacagcatcagctactgttacaccaggttacagcgtcagctactgttacactcaggttacagcatcagctactgttacactaggttacagcgtcagctactgttacactaggttacagcgtcagctactgttacactaggttacagcatcagctactgttacactaggttacagcatcagctactgttacactaggttacagcgtcagctactgttacactaggttacagcgtcacctactgttacactaggttacagcgtcagctactgttacactaggttacagcatcagctactgttacactaggttacagcgtcagctactgttacactaggttacagcatcagctactgttacactaggttacagcctcagctactgttacactaggttacagcatcagctactgttacactaggttacagcctCAGCTACTGtacactaggttacagcatcagctactgttacactaggttacagcatcagctactgttacaccaggttacatcagctactgttacactaggttacagcgtcagctactgttacactaggttacagcgtcagctactgttacactaggttacagcatcagctactgttacactaggttacagcctcagctactgttacactaggttacagcatcagctactgttacactaggttacagcatcagctactgttacactaggttacagcatcagctactgttacactaggttacagcatcacctactgttacactaggttacagcatcacctactgttacactaggttacagcctcagctactgttacactaggttacagcgtcagctactgttacactaggttacagcatcAGCTCCTGCTACAGCAGTACATTAAGCCCTGTCAGTTGTGTTACGTCTGATTCAGTAAAACGGTGTTGATGAGACGTGTCCTGCCAACGTGTGGGGCTGTCAGTTGTGTTATGGCCTAAGTCGGCACGGTTACAGCCTACATCAgtgatgtgactgtgtgtccCCTCCTCAGATGAGACGTGTCCTGCCAACGTGTGGGACTCTAAGAACCGCGGGGTGAACGGCACCCAGAGAGGACAGATCGTCTGGAGGCTGGAGCCTGACCTTACTTCATGGAGCGtgagtatagtgtgtgtgtgtgtgtgtgttaatgtttaTGAAGGACTGTTTGTGTGTTCAGGATGATTAGAACAATAGAactcttctgtgtgtgtttgaacaATATGACTCTTCTTGTGTGTGTTAGAACAATAGAACAAgaactcttctgtgtgtgtgttcaggatgATTAGAACAATAGAACTCTTCTGTGTGTGCGTTCAGGATGATTAGAACAATAgaactcttctgtgtgtgtgttcaggatgATTAGAACAATAgaactcttctgtgtgtgtgttcaggatgATTAGAACAATAgaactcttctgtgtgtgtgttcaggatgATTAGAACAATAgaactcttctgtgtgtgtgttcagcatgATTAGAACAATAGAActcttctgtgtgtgttcaggatgATTAGAACAATAgaactcttctgtgtgtgtgttcaggatgATTAGAACAATAgaactcttctgtgtgtgtgttcaggatgATTAGAACAATAgaactcttctgtgtgtgtgttcaggatgATTAGAACAATAgaactcttctgtgtgtgtgttcaggatgATTAGAACAATAgaactcttctgtgtgtgtgttcaggatgATTAGAACAATAGaactcttttgtgtgtgtgttcaggatgATTAGAACAATAGaaccttctgtgtgtgtgttcaggatgATTAGAACAATAgaactcttctgtgtgtgtgttcaggatgATTAGAACAATAgaactcttctgtgtgtgtgttccttcctcaGCTGAGACTAAGATCTGCTTTAAGTACTATCATGGAGTGAGTGGAGGCCTGAGAGCAACAACCCCCTGCATCACCGTCAACAACCCAGGACTTCCTGTgagttctgtgtgtctgtctgtttatgttTATGAAGGAGTGCTTATGGACCAAGTAACTGTATGCCAGATGGTGTAGCTGCATCTTAGGCAAGCTTATCTGTTTttttagagagagaggtgtgtgtgtgtgtgtgtgtgtgtgtgtgtgtgtgtgtgtgtgtgtgtgtgtgtgtgtgtgtgtgtgtgtgtgtgtgtgtgtgtgtgtgtgtgtgtgtgtgtgtgtgtgtgtgtgtttagtgaatATGTCTTTAGATATCAATCTGAATATGTCTGTTGACTATATTAGATATCAATCTGAATATGTCAGTTGACTATATTAGATATCAATCTGAATATGTCTGTTGACTATATTAGATATCAATCTGAATATGTCTGTTACCGTATTAGATATCAATCTGAATATGTCAGTTGGACTATATTAGATATCAATCTGAATATGTCAGTTGGACTATATTAGATATCAATCTGAATATGTCTGTTGACTATATTAGATATCAATCTGAAATCTGAATATATTAGATATCTGTTGGACTATATTAGATATCAATCTGAATATGTCAGTTGACTATATTAGATATCAATCTGAATATGTCAGTTGACTATATTAGATATCAATCTGAATATGTCTGTTACTATATTAGATATCAATCTGAATATGTCTGTTGACTATATTAGATATCAATCTGAATATGTCTGTTGGACTATATTAGATATCAATCTGAATATGTCAGTTGGTCTATATTAGATATCAATCTGAATATGTCTGTTGGACTATATTAGATATCAAGCTGAATATGTCAGTTGACTATATTAGATATCAATCTGAATATGTCTGTTCTATATTAGATATCAATCCATGTCTGTTGGACTATATGATATCAATCTGAATATGTCAGTTCTCATATTAGATATCTCTGAATATGTCCTCGTTGAATATGTCCTATATTATATCTATCTCAtccccatctctttttctctccaccCATCTATCCCccgcctcctctcttcctctaaccctctccctccaccgtacctccctctccctctctcccctccacctcctcctccctctctctccctccaccgtacccccctcctcctctccctccaccgtattcccccccctccctctcctctctccctccctctctccctccacctctccacctccccccctccctctcttcctctctcctccactgcactcccttccctccctctctctccctccaccgcatttcctcctcccctcctcctccactccctccgcCTCAATTCCAATGTAAGGGGTTTTATTGTTCCATGGGAAACGTGTATGTTTCCATTGCCAAAGCACCGTACttctagataataaacaaaagtgaattaACAATATATAAATTAACAAAAGAATAGATATTTGAAATGTCATATTCCTCTTCTATACAGTGTTgtgatgatgtgcaaatagtacagaattctcctctctcctctctaacataAATatagttgtatttacaatggtgtttttccctctctctccaccgtacctcccctcccttctctccttccactgcatcttccctcccttctccctctccaccgtactctcccttcccttcctcgcTCCACCgcatttcctctctcctctctctccctccaccgtacctccccctcccctctctctccctccaccgtacctcccccctccctctctctccctccaccgttacctctcccctccctctctctctccaccgtacctcctcctctctcttctctccctccaccgtaccttacctcctctcctctctctccctcccaccgtcatctctccctcctctctctcctccaccgtacctccccctccctctctctctccctccaccgtacctccccctctcctctctctccctccaccgtacctccccctcccctctctctccctccaccgtacctcccctccctctctctctcctccaccgtacctcccctctccctctctctccctccaccgtgcctccccctccctctctctccctccaccgttacctcctccctccctctctctccctccactcgtacctctcccctccctctctctccctccaccgtactctccccctccctctctcctctcctccaccgtacctccccctccctctctctccctccaccgtacctccccctccctcttctccctccaccgtacctccccctccctctctctccctcctcactcgtacctccctcctccctctctctctccctccacacgttacctccccctccctctctctccctccaccgtacctcccccctccctctctctcctccactgtacccccctccctctctctccctccccctcctctctctccctccccctctctctcctccactgtcacctcctccctctctccctcctctctccctccaccgtgcctccccctccctctctctctcctccaccgtacctccccctctcctctctctccctccaccgctacctccccctcctctctctctcctccaccggtcctcccctctctctctctctccctcatccgtatctccctcccctctctctcctccaccgtacctccccctcctctctctctccctccaccgtaccccctccctctctcctcctctcctcctccctccctcctccctccctccctccctcctcctccctccactgtgcctccccccctcctctctcctccaccgtacctccctcctccctctctctcctcctccaccgtactctcctccctctcccctcctctctcctcctccactcgtacctcccctccctctctctcctccaccgcgcctcccctcctctctctcctccaccgtacctcccctccctctcctccaccgtgctctccccctctccctctctctccccctccaccgtacctccctctccctctctctccctccaccgttacctccccctccctctctctcctccaccgtacctcccccctcctctctcctccctccaccgtacctcccccctccctctctctcctccacgtccctccccccccctccctctctctccctccaccgtacctccccctccctctctctctccctccaccgtacctccccctccctctctctccctccaccgtgcctcccctcctctcctctccaccgtgcccccctccctctctctccctccatccgtacctccctctccctctctctccctccaccgtacctcccccctccctctctctccctccaccgtacctcccctctccctctctctccctcaccgtacctcccctccctctctctccctccaccgtacctccccctccctctctctccctccaccgtacctccccctcctccttctctctccctccaccgtgcctccccctctctctctcctctcccaccgtacctcccccctctccctctctctccctccaccgtacctccccctcctctctctctccctccaccgtacctccccctccctctctctccctcccaccgtacctctcccctcccctctctctccctccaccgtacctcccctctccctcttctctccactgCACCGtaccctctcccctttcctctcttctcccttccgcgtcctcctcctccactctctctccctccacctgtacctcctccctcacctctctctctcctccaccatgtacctccccctctctctctctctccctccaccatacctcctctccctctctctctcctccaccgtacctccctctccctctctctctcctccaccgtacctccccctccctctctctctcctccaccgtgcctcccccctccctctctctccctccaccgtacctccccctcccctctctctccctccaccgtacctcccccactcctctctctccctccaccgtacctcccccctccctctctctccctccaccgtacctccccctctccctctctctccctccaccgtgcctcccccctccctctctctccctccaccgttacctccccctccctctctctccctccaccgtacctccccctccccctctctccctccaccgtacctccccctccctctctctccctccaccgtacctccccctccctctctctccctccaccgtacctccccctccctctctctccctccaccgtacctccccctccctctctctccctccaccggcctccccctcccctctctctccctccgccgtacctcccccctccctctctctccctccaccgtgcctccccctcctctctctctccctccaccgtacctccccctccctctctctccctccctctctctccctccaccgtgcctccccctccctctctctccctccaccgtacctcccccctccctctctctcctccaccgcacctcccccctccctctctccctccgccccTCAATTCCAATGTAGGGGGGTTTATTGTTATGGGAAacgtatgtttacattgccaaaacaagttacatagataataaacaaaagtgaattaACAATATAAATTAACAAAAGAAtagacatttgaaatgtcatattatgtctatatacagtgttgtgatgatgtgcaaatagtacagaagggaaaataaataaacataaatataggttgtattacagtggttgttttctctctctctccacccctccatctctcctcctatctcccctaccctcctctctttctcctctaccccctctcctccattccaccatccctccccctctctctctctccctcctccaaacctcccctctccctccctccaaacctcccctctccttctccccctccctcccatccctatCACTTCCTGAGTTCACTAATACCAGCTGGCACAAATTAATTTGATATGAAATTCAGAGCGTTAATCTTCCAATCGGAGGGAGCGTCTGGCAGGCAGCCATGTTGGTTTTATGACAGGATCTGACAGATTACCAGACGTCCAGTCcacttgatctctctctctctctgaccctcctatATACAGTATCACTCTCCAAAATATCTGTGttatactgtgctgtactgctcagtgttgaactggatattgatatatctcagtgttgaactggatattgatatatctcagtgttacactgtgctgtactgctctgtgttgATGGTATATTTTCCAGTCTTGTTGGCCCTCAACCATAAGTCTCATGTCTGTGGTCCTATACTAACATCTCTCAATGGTTGAGTTCCCGTCACAGCTCATCTCCCATTGGTTGTTTCCTTGCCAGGTTAGAGCCGAGGGTCAAGCTGAGGGCCAATCAGTGACAGAGAACTGTCGGAAACTCGTCAGCTTCACTTTATCAGGTCAGTTATTGTTGATTGGTAGCTTGTCTCAATCTAcactggtctggtgtgatctgcaCTGCCTCCTGTGGTTGAGATGTGTTACTGCACTTGACCTCCTGTCAGGCACTCCTGGACCAGAGTTGCCTACCGACCCCTGGTATACAGCCACTCCTGGACCAGATTTGTCTACTGACCCCTGGTATACAGCCACTCCTAGACCAGAGTTGTCTACCGACCCCTGGTATacagccactcctgggccagagttGTCTACCGACACCTGGTATACAGCTACTCCTACCGACCCCTGGTATacagccactcctgggccagagttGTCTACCGACCCCTGGTATACAACCACTCCTACCGACCCCTGGTATACAGCCACTCCTAGACCAGAGTTGTCTACCGACCCCTGGTATacagccactcctgggccagagttGTCTACCGACCCTGGTATacagccactcctgggccagagttGTCTACCGACCCCTGGTATACAGCCACTCCTAGACCAGAGTTGTCTACCGACCCCTGGTATAGAGCCACTCCTAGACCAGGAGTTGTCTACCGACCCCTGGTATACAGCCACTCCTAGACCAGAGTTGTCTACCGACCCCTGGTATacagccactcctgggccagagttGTCTACCGACCCCTGGTATACAGCCACTCCTAGACCAGAGTTGTCTACCGACCCCTGGTATACAGCCACTCCTAGACCAGAGTTGTCTACCGACCCCTGGTATACAGCTACTCCTGGGCCAGAGTTGTCTACCGACCCCTGGTATACAGCTACTCCTAGACCAGAGTTGTCTACCGACCCCTGGTATACAGCTACTCCTGGGCCGGAGTTGTCTACCGACCCCTGGTATACAGCCACTCCTACTGACCCCTGGTATACAGCCACTCCTAGACCAGAGTTGTCTACCGACCCCTGGTATacagccactcctgggccagagttGTCTACCGACACCTGGTATACAGCCACTCCTACCGAGCCCCTGGTATacagccactcctgggccagagttGTCTAGCGACCCCTGGTATacagccactcctgggccagagttGTCTACCGACCCCTGGTATacagccactcctgggccagagttGTCTACCGACCCCTGGTATacagccactcctgggccagagttGTCTACCGACCCCTGGTCTCTCTGTAGAGATCCTAATGTgtttaaaataaatgtattatttcattattctgtgtgtgtgtgtgtgtgtgtgtggtataacTCCACAGCTCTAATATGTGTATCTGTGTAGACACTCATGAACTTTATATATTTCCAGTATATTTCCAGGATACATGGTATGTGTCTTTCTCTATAGATATCCGTGCGTTGGGTCTGAAGAAGGGgatgttctttaaccctgacccCTACCTGAAGATGTCCATCCACCCTGGGAAGAGGAGTGGCTTCCCCACCTTCACACACCACGGACAGGAGCGCCGCTCCGCCATCATATCTAACACCACCAACCCTGTTTGGCCTGGAGAggtgatatacacacacacacacacacacacacacgcacgcacacgcacacacacacacacacacacacacacacacacacccaggcacacacactggacacacacacacacacacacacacacacacacacacacacacacacacacacacacacacacaggcacaaacgctAGAGcacaacacacatccaggcaCAAACGctagagcgcacacacacacacacacacacccacacacgcacacacatccaGGCACAAACGCTAgagcgcaaacacacacacacacacacacacagcacaacactatcacacacacacacacacacacacacacacacacacacacacacactgtaaaatcaaatcaaatcaaatcaaatcaaattttatttgtcacatacacatggttagcagatgttaaatgcgagtgtagcgaaatgcttgtgcttctagttccgacaatgcagtgataaccaacaagtaatctaactaacaattccaaaactactgtcttatacacagtgtaaggggataaggaacatgtacataaggatatatgaatgagtgatggtacagagcagcatacagtagatggtatcgagtacagtatatacatatgagatgagtgtgtagacaaagtaaacaaagtggcatagttaaagtggctagtgatacatgtgttacataaggatgcagtcgatgatgtagagtacagtatatacatatgcatatgagatgaataatgtagggtaagtaacattatataaggtagcattgtttaaagtggctagtgatatatttacataattcccatcaattcccattattaaaatggctggagttgggtcagtgtcaatgacagtgtgttggcagcagccactcactgttagtggtggctgtttaacagtctgatggccttgagatagaagctgtttttcagtctctcggtcccagctttgatgcacctgtactgacctcgccttctggatgatagcggggtgaacaggcagtggttcgggtggttgatgtccttgatgatctttatggccttcctgtaacaacgggtggtgtaggtgtcctggagggcaggtagtttgccccggtgatgcgttgtgcagtcctcactaccctctggaggagcctttacggttgagggcggagcagttgccgtaccaggcggtgatacagcccgccaggatgctctcgattgtgcatctgtagaagtttgtgagtgcttttggtgacaggccgaatttcttcagcctcctgaggttgaataggcgctgcgcCTTTCTTCACGacacgctgtcagtgtgagtggaccaattcagtttgtctgtgatgtgtatgccgaggaacttaaactagCTACccttccactactgttccatcgatgtgatagggggtgttcctctgctgtttcctgaagtccacaatcatctccttagttttgttgacgttgagtgtgaggttattttcctgacaccacactccgagggccctcactcctccctgtaggtccgtctcgtcgttgttggtaatcaaacctaccactgttgtgtcgtccgcaaacttgatgattgagttggaggcgtgcgtgccacgcagtcgtgggtgaacagggagtacaggagagggc
This region includes:
- the LOC127923306 gene encoding E3 ubiquitin-protein ligase HECW2-like translates to MIRTIELFCVCVPSSAETKICFKYYHGVSGGLRATTPCITVNNPGLPVRAEGQAEGQSVTENCRKLVSFTLSDIRALGLKKGMFFNPDPYLKMSIHPGKRSGFPTFTHHGQERRSAIISNTTNPVWPGE